A genome region from Gadus macrocephalus chromosome 15, ASM3116895v1 includes the following:
- the LOC132472885 gene encoding molybdenum cofactor sulfurase-like: MLTSVLGQQVLNDEGLQMLFCEVEAILNDRPIAKVSDDPNDLEALTSNHILLPIFPPGLFEQSDLYIRRCRLCLIRQSPDSIRGGQKRLNTAASTAVLSLVNEAQYLLINQASVDLIQEQIRSRQESSEDGQPLERQDLISRFRANLVIAGVEPFEEDSWSQLIIRNAQFLVGVRCGRCQMICVDQDTGAKSKAPLLALSACRSGKLTFGVYLSRQVQGDSPSARTLSVEYLFAYVFSL; this comes from the exons ATGCTCACCTCAGTTCTTGGACAGCAGGTATTGAACGATGAGGGCCTGCAGATGCTGTTTTGTGAGGTAGAGGCAATACTAAATGACAGACCCATCGCAAAGGTTTCGGATGACCCCAATGACCTTGAAGCCTTAACATCAAACCATATTCTTCTGCCGATCTTTCCACCAGGACTCTTTGAGCAGAGTGACCTCTACATCCGAAGATGTCGACTTTGTCTGATACGACAAAGTCCTGATTCTATCCGAGGAGGGCAGAAAAGATTGAACACAG CAGCCTCCACTGCTGTGCTTTCCCTTGTGAATGAAGCTCAATATCTCCTGATCAACCAGGCCAGCGTGGACCTCATCCAGGAACAGATTCGAAGCAG ACAGGAATCCTCGGAAGACGGCCAGCCTCTCGAGAGACAGGATCTCATCAGCCGCTTTCGAGCCAATTTGGTCATTGCTGGAGTGGAGCCATTCGAAGAGGATTCTTGGTCACAGCTGATCATCAGAAACGCTCAATTTCTT GTTGGAGTTCGTTGTGGAAGGTGCCAGATGATCTGTGTGGATCAAGACACTGGGGCTAAGAGCAAGGCTCCTCTTCTGGCTCTCTCAGCCTGCCGCTCGGGGAAG CTGACCTTTGGAGTGTACCTTAGCCGTCAGGTTCAGGGAGACTCCCCCTCAGCCCGGACTCTCTCTGTCGAATATTTATTTGCATATGTATTTTCACTGTAA